In Dermacentor andersoni chromosome 4, qqDerAnde1_hic_scaffold, whole genome shotgun sequence, the following proteins share a genomic window:
- the LOC140217027 gene encoding uncharacterized protein, whose protein sequence is MSRYERPRHFEKGDYSWLYSRVCVQVQGTEISPEEYHSDAGWTLAGERMSRLRQRTPASGKPDGPAGSQTSTRSKFYKNARASAIKAARMPAMPLEETKIVVRPRGGLDIVKTGTTTVAAAILTAAKITSEESAADTICPNTQQNIMVVSTPNEDNAARYAKIQEISIQGKPYEVSAYRTAPHDTVKGVIRGIPIDASAEELDRKIVNERNPLAVASKRIGSTTTAIVVFQGPKVPNFVRYGVTLIPCRLYKKQIDVCQQCGRVGHRKDVCPTPTIKTCLACGLTNPTEDHRCTPKCQLCGGEHPTGDRTCKAKYKVPYVVRKRQWERRQAERQLLSESDFPPLDKPPAARKSRTPSENREPKSRDSSCCKRSLSRKTSPSRERVSWVDAAKGNNIRNAQKITETTKKEDINKVREANELLRQENAALRATINNLTKEIAEIRQLLLGNDEPLQRPTPSTSKAEETTTNIPEKAIEEPAPKKRAIEATRTQTENDRIDNLEAKFEATFSKLEQLITTNIAAVTALKQTMETYQADNTNRFAYIERTLQPMVGHPTFAPLFAHHPPSQGAPAW, encoded by the exons ATGAGCAGATATGAGCGTCCCAGGCATTTTGAAAAAGGCGACTATAGTTGGTTGTATTCTAGGGTGTGCGTTCAAGTTCAGGGAACAGAGATCTCACCCGAGGAATACCACAGCGACGCCGGATGGACGCTCGCGGGGGAACGCATGTCGAGGCTGCGCCAGCGGACCCCCGCCAGCGGCAAGCCCGACGGACCCGCTgggagtcaaacaagcacgaggtcaaaattctacaagaacgccagagcctcggccatcaaggcagcacgcatgccagccatgccactagaagaaaccaagatagttgtcagacccagagggggactggacatcgtcaagaccggcaccaccaccgtcgctgcggccatactcactgcggccaagatcacaagcgaggaaagcgccgcggacaccatctgccccaacacacaacagaacatcatggtcgtaagtacaccgaacgaagacaacgcggcaaggtACGCTAAAATCCAGGAGATATCGattcaaggcaaaccctacgaggtcagcgcatatcgcacggcacctcacgacaccgtgaagggcgtcatcagaggcatccccatcgacgcgagcgccgaagagctagatagaaagatcgtcaacgagaggaacccgctagcagtggcctcaaaaaggattggaagcacgaccactgcgattgtggtgttccaggggcccaaggtaccgaactttgtccgatacggagtcaccctaataccgtgccgcctctacaagaaacagatcgacgtctgccagcagtgcggccgagtgggacaccgcaaggacgtttgcccgacccccacaatcaagacgtgcctggcctgcggactcacgaaccctacagaagaccatcgctgtaccccaaaatgtcagttgtgcggaggcgaacacccgaccggagaccgaacgtgcaaggcgaaatacaaggtcccctacgtagtgcgcaagcgacaatgggagcgccgacaggccgaacgccagctgctgtcggagagcgatttcccgccactcgacaagccgccagctgcgcgaaagtcgaggaccccatcggaaaaccgcgagcccaaatccagagacagcagttgttgcaagagaagcctcagcaggaaaacgtcaccatcacgtgagcgagtgagctgggtcgatgcagcgaaaggaaacaacataaggaacgcgcagaaaatcaccgaaaccacgaagaaagaagatattaataaggtccgggaggcaaatgagctcctaagacaagaaaacgcggcattgcgagcgaccatcaacaacctcacgaaGGAGATCGCCGAGATTCGTCAGTTGCTGCTCGGCAACgacgagcctctacagagacccacgccaagcacaagcaaggccgaggaaacgacaacgaacatcccggagaaagccatagaggaaccggcaccgaagaagcgagccatcgaggccacgcgcacgcaaacagaaaacgatcgcatcgacaacctcgaagcgaaattcgaagcgacattcagtaaactcgaacagctaatcacgacaaacatcgcagcagtgacagcactgaaacaaacaatggagacctaccaagccgataacacgaacagattcgcctacatcgaaaggaccctacagccgatggtaggccacccgacgtttgcgcccctcttcgcgcatcatccacccagccagggagcccc AGCTTGGTGA